The genomic window TTTACAGATGGGTAACTGCGTGCATTGCTGATATTGTCTTAGACTAATTGTATTAAAATTGCAATATAGTTAAGGTAGAGTCGAATCGAATAATGACCTAGAAGAAGGAGTCTAAATGAAAGTAATAATAAGAATTTTGTTAAGTACCTTTGGTTTGCTGCTAACCATGGCAATTGTTGATTATTTTTCTGATGGGCTAATGAAATATATACTTTTCGGTTTAGCAGTTAATGTATTTTTGTTATACAACGAAAAGAAAAATAAACAATTAAAGAAACAAAAGTTTAATTAACATATTGGGAATATGCTTTGGGGAAGCAGGATTAATACATATGCTACTAATTTATTTTAAATTGCCCCCACAAATTATTTCGAAAGGATGAATGATAGTGAGACAAATAATTGCATTAGGCGGCGGAGGATTTTCAATTGAACCTGAGAATCCTTTGTTAGATAAATACATACTCAATCAGTCTGGTAAAATAAATCCAAAAATATGCTTTATTCCTACTGCAAGTGGAGACTCAGATACTTACATTTATAGATATTATCACTTCTTCGAAAAACATCATTGTCAACCCTCGCACTTATCATTATTTAAACCACCCACTAGAGATCTAGAGAGCTTTTTATTAGAAAAAGAAATCATTTATGTTGGTGGTGGAAATACCAAGAACTTATTAGTTTTATGGAAGGAATGGGGACTAGATAGTGTTTTGAAAAAGGCTTGGGAACAAGGAATTTTATTAGCTGGAATAAGTGCCGGTGCCATTTGCTGGTTTGAAGAGGGAGTTACGGATTCTTATGGTGGGGGGCTAGAACCATTAAAATGTTTGGGGTTTTTAAAGGGGAGTAATTGCCCTCATTACGATGGAGAAACAGACAGAAGGCCTTCCTACCATAAATTAATCGCTTCAAATAAAATTAAGCCTGGAATTGCAACGGATGACGGCGTTGCTATTCACATTGAACAAGATATTAATAGAATTGTAAGTTCCAGACCAAATGCTAAGGCATATAGAGTTTTATATGATCAGCAGGTTAGGGAGATTGAACTTGAAACAGAATTTTTGGGGTCTTATTGAACTTCCGATAAGAGAGATTATTAAATATACAAAGGAGTAACATATTTATATGGCTATCAATATTAAAAAGTGTACCCTTCAGCAACTAATTTCTTGAAGTATTCGTAAATCATCAATGATCAGAACACTCATATAATTTTTTTTGAAAGATGGATTATTATGTATATTCCTAAATAGTTTAAGGTTTATGTTAGGACCAGTTTCTTGAAATCCTGCAGGTAAATTTGTTGATGTTGTAGAAATTAAAGTCATATACGATATGTTCTTTAACTAACAGCATTGTTTATTTGCAGCTAAGCGAAATATATAAGGAGGGAGTTAATGTGTTAATAAAGCCAAAGAAATTGCAACAGGGGGATTGTGTTGCAACAGTAAGTCCTTCTTGGGGCGGGGCAGGTGATCCAGAACTTAGATGGCGATATGAGCAAGGTGTAAAGAGACTAGAAGATGTTTTTGGGCTAAAAGTTATCCCAATGCCAAATAGTTTGAAAGGTGCAGACTATCTTTATAAAAATCCACAAGCTCGTGCTGAAGATTTAATGACGGCATTTAAGGATGAAAGTATTAAAGGAATCTTTGCAAATATAGGTGGAGAAGATAGTATTCGCCTACTTCCTTATATTGATTTTGATGTAATACGTGAAAATCCAAAAATTTTTATTGGTTACTCTGATGTGACTGTTTCCCATTTATTTTGTCATAAAGCAGGAATTTCTTCTTTTTACGGTCCAGCAATTTTAACCGATTTTGCTGAAAACGTTGAAATGGATCCATATACAATTGAAATGGTCAATCGAACGCTCTTTTCAAATGAGATTATTGGTGAAATCCAGCCGGCCAAAGAATGGACGAGCGAGCGTTTGGAATGGATTGAAGAGAATAAGAACCGAAGAAGGACGATGCGGAAAAACTTAGGATACGAGGTACTTCAAGGATCAGGTGTAGCACAAGGACATTTGATTGGTGGTTGTATTGAAGTTCTTGAGTTTACGAAAGGAACAGAACTTTGGCCAGATAAGAAATATTGGAATGATAGTATTCTTTTCTTTGAAACTTCTGAAGAAAAGCCAGAACCAGATTTTATTAAGTATTGGCTGCGAAATTATGCTATTCAAGGCATTCTACATAAAACTAATGGAATCATTTTTGGTAAACCGCAAGATGAAAAGTATTACGATGAGTATAAAGAAGTAGTTCTAAAAGTCATGAAGGAATTTAATTTGGAGGATTTGCCGATTCTTTTTAATTTAAATTTTGGTCATACCGAACCTAAATTTATTTTGCCATATGGTGTAATGGCAGAAATTAATTGTGATAAGCAGTCTTTCGCGATTTTAGAAAGTGGAGTGGAATAAATAAAAAGTAAAGGGATAAATCGGTGTTTTTTGTTTAAATGTACTTATTGAATGACTGACAATAGTGTTTGTCAAATAGTTATTTCATATTTTTATAGTTCACCGATTTTATATGCTAACAGTAATAAAAGACCAAACCATGTCCGGTTTGGTCTGCTAGTTTGTATTCTATTTACAAGTTTCTCCACAAAACCGAACTATATAGAACAGTCCGGCACCTTTATCTTAATATTCTTTATGCCAAATGGTTGCAAGTGTTCCTTCTCCAGCATGTGCTGCAATGGTGGAGCTTATTTCGCCGATGAAAATATCGAGTTTAGGGAAGAGTGTTTTTATTTCTGAAGCAAGTTCATTTGCTTTATCCAATACATTCCCATGGAGAATTTGCACTTGTAATATAGAATGCTTTTTGTAGGATTCTCCAAGCAGCTCTAGCATACGTTTAATTGCCTTTTTCTCAGATCGAACCTTGTCAAAAAGTTCAAATTCCCCATTTGGGTTTATTCGTATTATCGGTTTTATTTTAAGAAGGCTGCCGAGTAAATAGGCAGTGCCTGACATCCTGCCACCTTTATAAAATTGTTCAAGACTGCCTAACAAAATATAATTTTCGGACTTTTCTGCTTCTAGCTGAAGTATTTCTGCAATATTTTTAGCAGGCATGCCATCTTTTAATAGATTCATACCCTTATATATTAAAGTTGTAATAGCATAGGACATCGATTTAGAATCGACTGTATCAACCGGAAATCCAGCAAGGGCAGCTCCTGAAAGACAGCTATTAATGGTCCCGCTTAATTTTCCAGAAATATGAACGGCTATAGCTGAGTCGTATTTACCCTTTAAATTTTCTAATAGCTCTGCAAATCTACCTGCTGAAGGCTGTGAGGTTTTTGGTATTTCTCTTGATGAACGGATGCGGGAATATAATTGATTTGTATTTAAATCAATCCCATCCTCAAAGGTTTCATCACCAAATGTGATGGAGAGCGGGATGACATATACATCAGGATGATTCCGCAGCTCATCTGTAATATATGCAGTGCTGTCAGTAATCCAAGCAATCTTTTTGGTTGTCATAAATTCATTTTTCCTTTATAAAAAATTAACCCGCTAAAAAGGCAATGCCAATATATTGACAAATATAGGATCTGTATTATAAGAAGAATATTGTTAAAAATATTCATTACTTTAGTTCGTATTTGCCGGGTCTGTCTTATTATACACTAATTGTAAGCGTTTAAAAGTCCCGATGTTAAAGTTCATTGATTGCTCACATATAAGCAAATAACCCCTGAAAAATCAGGGGTTATTTATCGAATTTATTAAGATTGGAGCTGTTGGGACCATTTCTCTACATCCCAAACCTTCGTTACCCAGTCTTCATAGAAATCTGGTTCGTGGCAAACTAGCACAATTGTACCTTTATACGCTTTTAATGCACGTTTTAATTCTTCCTTTGCCACCACATCAAGATGGTTTGTAGGCTCATCGAATAGAAGCCAGTTACTTTCATTCATAAGGAGCTTGCATAAGCGAACTTTTGCTTGCTCGCCACCGCTTAATTGATTTAAAGGACGAGAAATATGCTCATTCTTCAAGCCGCATCGAGCGAGAGCAGCACGTACTTGATGCTGATCCATGGAAGGAAATTCACTCCAAACATCATCAATCGGAGTTATGTTGTCAGCTTTTACTTCTTGTTCAAAATAAGAAGGGAAGAGGAAGTCTCCACGCTCCACTTTACCACTAATTGGGTTTATCTTTCCAAGCATTGTCTTTAAGAGGGTAGACTTACCGACACCGTTACAGCCAACAATCGCTATCTTTTCACCGCGTTCAATCGTGATTGACATTTTCGGCAATAATGCATGTGTGTAACCAATTTCGAAATCCTGCCCGTCAAAAACATAACGGCTGCTTCCACGGGATTCTTTAAATTCAAAGGTTGGTTTCAATGCTGTTTCAGGACGATCAATTCTTTCCATGCGATCAAGCTGCTTTTGTCGGCTCTTTGCTCGACCTGTCGTTGAATATCTCGCTTTATTTTTCGCAATGAAATCTTCTTGTTTCTTAATAAATTCTTTCTGTTTCTCATACGCATTAATATGCTGGTTTTTATTAATTTCCGCTAATTCAAGGAATTTATCATAGCTTGCTGTATAGCGAGTCAGTTTCGAAAATTCAAGATGGAAAAT from Bacillus sp. DTU_2020_1000418_1_SI_GHA_SEK_038 includes these protein-coding regions:
- a CDS encoding Type 1 glutamine amidotransferase-like domain-containing protein — translated: MRQIIALGGGGFSIEPENPLLDKYILNQSGKINPKICFIPTASGDSDTYIYRYYHFFEKHHCQPSHLSLFKPPTRDLESFLLEKEIIYVGGGNTKNLLVLWKEWGLDSVLKKAWEQGILLAGISAGAICWFEEGVTDSYGGGLEPLKCLGFLKGSNCPHYDGETDRRPSYHKLIASNKIKPGIATDDGVAIHIEQDINRIVSSRPNAKAYRVLYDQQVREIELETEFLGSY
- a CDS encoding LD-carboxypeptidase, which produces MLIKPKKLQQGDCVATVSPSWGGAGDPELRWRYEQGVKRLEDVFGLKVIPMPNSLKGADYLYKNPQARAEDLMTAFKDESIKGIFANIGGEDSIRLLPYIDFDVIRENPKIFIGYSDVTVSHLFCHKAGISSFYGPAILTDFAENVEMDPYTIEMVNRTLFSNEIIGEIQPAKEWTSERLEWIEENKNRRRTMRKNLGYEVLQGSGVAQGHLIGGCIEVLEFTKGTELWPDKKYWNDSILFFETSEEKPEPDFIKYWLRNYAIQGILHKTNGIIFGKPQDEKYYDEYKEVVLKVMKEFNLEDLPILFNLNFGHTEPKFILPYGVMAEINCDKQSFAILESGVE
- a CDS encoding DegV family protein; the encoded protein is MTTKKIAWITDSTAYITDELRNHPDVYVIPLSITFGDETFEDGIDLNTNQLYSRIRSSREIPKTSQPSAGRFAELLENLKGKYDSAIAVHISGKLSGTINSCLSGAALAGFPVDTVDSKSMSYAITTLIYKGMNLLKDGMPAKNIAEILQLEAEKSENYILLGSLEQFYKGGRMSGTAYLLGSLLKIKPIIRINPNGEFELFDKVRSEKKAIKRMLELLGESYKKHSILQVQILHGNVLDKANELASEIKTLFPKLDIFIGEISSTIAAHAGEGTLATIWHKEY
- a CDS encoding ABC-F family ATP-binding cassette domain-containing protein; its protein translation is MSLLNVEKLSHTFGDRTLFKDVSFRLLAEDHVGLVGANGVGKSTLMNIITKQLIHDAGRVEWTPNVHYGYLDQHTVLTPGRTMRDVLKDAFLPLFEQEKALNEVTSKMAEATPEELEVLLEEMGEIQDRLDAGGFYSLDIKIEEAARGLGLDAIGLDRDVSALSGGQRTKVLLAKLLLEQPQVLLLDEPTNYLDVEHIRWLTNYLKEYPYAFMLISHDTEFMNQVSNTIFHLEFSKLTRYTASYDKFLELAEINKNQHINAYEKQKEFIKKQEDFIAKNKARYSTTGRAKSRQKQLDRMERIDRPETALKPTFEFKESRGSSRYVFDGQDFEIGYTHALLPKMSITIERGEKIAIVGCNGVGKSTLLKTMLGKINPISGKVERGDFLFPSYFEQEVKADNITPIDDVWSEFPSMDQHQVRAALARCGLKNEHISRPLNQLSGGEQAKVRLCKLLMNESNWLLFDEPTNHLDVVAKEELKRALKAYKGTIVLVCHEPDFYEDWVTKVWDVEKWSQQLQS